A region of the Burkholderia pyrrocinia genome:
TGCGCGACGAGCTCGCCGCGCGTCGGCATGTCGATGCCGTACACGTTCGGGAACTTCACGGGCGGCGCCGCCGACGCGAAGATCACCGACTTCGCGCCCGCATCGCGCGCCATCTGCACGATTTCATGCGAGGTCGTGCCGCGCACGATCGAGTCGTCGACGATCAGCACGTTCTTGTCCTTGAACTCGATGCTCATCGCGTTGAGCTTCTGGCGCACCGACTTCTTGCGCACGGCCTGCCCCGGCATGATGAACGTACGGCCGACGTAGCGGTTCTTGAAGAAACCTTCGCGATACTCGACGCCGAGCTTCGCGGCGACCTGCATCGCGGCCGGTCGCGACGAATCGGGAATCGGCATCACGACGTCGATCGGCACGTTCGGCAGCTCGCGCCTGATCTTCTCGGCGAGATAGTCGCCCATGCGCAGGCGCACGTTGTAGACGGGCACGCCGTCGAGGCACGAATCCGGACGCGCGAGGTACACGTATTCGAACATGCACGGGTTCAGCGTCGGCTGCTCCGCGCACTGCTGGCTGTGGAAGTTGCCGGCCGGGTCGATGAAGATCGCCTCACCCGGCTGCACGTCGCGCACGAATTCGAAGCCGATGCCTTCGACCGCGACCGACTCCGACGCGACCATCCACTCGGTGCCGTGCTCGGTCTCGAGCTTGCCGAGGCACAGCGGGCGGATGCCGAACGGATCGCGGAACGCGAGCAGGCCGTAGCCGGCGATCAGCGACACGATCGCATACGAGCCCTGCAGGCGGCGATGGACGCCCGAGACCGCCTTGAACACCGAAGCCGGATCGAGTTCGAGATCGGTCGTCGACAGTTGCAGTTCGTGCGCGAACACGTTGAGCAGCACTTCGCTGTCGGAATTGGTGTTGATGTGCCGGCGATCGATCCGGAACATCTCGTCCTTCAGTTGCTGCCAGTTCGTCAGGTTGCCGTTGTGCGCGAGGATGATCCCGAACGGCGCGTTCACGTAGAACGGCTGCGCCTCGGCTTCGCTCGACGCCGAACCGGCCGTCGGGTAGCGCACCTGGCCGATGCCGTAGGTGCCGGGCAGGCTGCGCATGTTGCGCGTGCGGAACACGTCGCGCACCATGCCGTTCGCCTTGTACATGTGGAAATTGCTGCCGTCCGCCGTCGCGATGCCCGCTGCGTCCTGACCGCGATGCTGCAGCAGCAGCAGGCTGTCATAGATCAGCTGGTTGACCGGGGATTGGGAGATAACACCTACGATGCCGCACATGGCATGTCCTTCAAGATGACAAAATCGGTTCCGTCCTGCCCGGCCGCGTCGTCACACGCGTACGTACTGGGCCATGCCGTCGGGCAGGAGCTGCTTCAGCTCGTGCACGCCCTGTTCGGCAAAAGGACGCAATAGCGCATTGCGCCAGAAATCCTGTTTGGGCAGTTCGGTCAGCCCGGCCGCCGCGACCAGCAGCACCACCAGCACGCAGCCGCGGACGAGCCCGAACATCATGCCCAGCGAGCGGTCGACGCCGCCCAGGCCGCTCGCCTGCGCGATCCGCGACAGCAGCGCGTTCGCGACGCCGGCGACCAGCACGACGCCGATCACGAGCAACGCGAAGGCGATCACCCACTGCGTCAGCGCACCGCCCGGCCAGTTCGCCGGGATGTACGGCACGACCAGCCCGACGTAGCGGCCCGCGATCACGATCGCCGCGATCCAGCCGATCAGCCCGAAAATCTCCGACACGAAGCCGCGCCACGCACCGCGCAGCGCCGACAACACGATCACCGCCAATACAGCGTAGTCGAAAGCCGTCAGCATCGTGCGTTACTGCGTCAGACCGGCGTCGCGTACCTTCGCGATCGCGGCGGAAGCCGCCGCGCGATCCGCGAACGGGCCGGCCCGCAACAGTGTAGCCGTGCTGCCGTCCGCCTGCTTGCGATGCTCGACATATGCGGGCACACCCGCCGATTTCAACTTGGTGGCCCACGAACGGGCCGTCGCGTCATCCTTGAACGACCCGAGCTGCACCGCGAAGCGCGCGCCGGCCGGCGACGCCGGCGACGATGCGTCGCCGCTGTCCGGGCTCGCGGCGTCGGCGTTCGCGACGGCCGCGGGCGCCGGCTTCGGTGCGGCCGGTTTCGCCACGGGGGCGGCCGGCTTCGCAGCGGGCTTCGGCGGCGTCACGCTCGCCGTGGTCGTCGTATCGGGTTTCGCGGCCGGCTTGGCGACATCCTTCGGCGCAGGCGCCGGGACCGCCGCGACGGCGGTGTCGGATGCCGGCGGCTCGTCGTGCGCGACGCCCGCCTGCACGTCGGACGCGTCGTCGTCACGCGGCGCGACCGCCTGGTGCGCGGGCCGGTTCGGGATGTCGATCGCGATGTCGTCCGTCACCGGCTTCGGGTGCGAATCGAGCACCATCGGCAACACGATCACGGCGGCCACGACGAGCGCGATCGCGCCGACGAGGCGACGGCGCGCGCGTTGCTTTTCTGGAAGGGTCGGATCGAGGAGCAGCGCGTCCGATTCCGGACGCTCGGTGCGGCGCGAGCGTCGCTCGACGCGTTCAGTGCGCTCCGTGCGCACGTTCCGGGAGGCCCCGGTGCGACCGCCGCGCCGCGTGGGCGCGTCGTCGTCTTTTTTGCCGAACGAGAAAATTCCCATGAATGGCTGAGTCCGAAACTGCCCGTCAGTCAGTGTTGCTGCGATTTACGGTAGGCCAGCACGCCGGCAACCGTATGGAAACTGCCGAAAACCACGATTCTATCATTCTCGGATGCTCTTTTTAGTGCATCGCGAAACGCTTCGGCGGGCGACGCGTAACGCGTCACGCTCGAATCGGGCCCCTCCTCCACGCCAGCCTTGCGCAGCGCGGCTTCGAGCTGCTCCGCGGAGGCCGCGCGCGGCAGCGGCAGGTCGGTCACGCACCAGTGGTCGATCTCGCCCTTCAGGTGCCGCAGCACGCCGTCGATGTCCTTGTCGTGCATCGCACCGAACACCGCATACGTGTACGGGAAGAAGCCCATGTTGCCGAGATTCTGCTCGAGCACGGCCGCCGCATGCGGGTTGTGCGCGACGTCGAGCACGATCGCCGGCTTGCCGGGCAGCACCTGGAAGCGCCCCGGCAGCTCGACGTTCGCGAGCC
Encoded here:
- a CDS encoding SPOR domain-containing protein: MGIFSFGKKDDDAPTRRGGRTGASRNVRTERTERVERRSRRTERPESDALLLDPTLPEKQRARRRLVGAIALVVAAVIVLPMVLDSHPKPVTDDIAIDIPNRPAHQAVAPRDDDASDVQAGVAHDEPPASDTAVAAVPAPAPKDVAKPAAKPDTTTTASVTPPKPAAKPAAPVAKPAAPKPAPAAVANADAASPDSGDASSPASPAGARFAVQLGSFKDDATARSWATKLKSAGVPAYVEHRKQADGSTATLLRAGPFADRAAASAAIAKVRDAGLTQ
- a CDS encoding CvpA family protein, yielding MLTAFDYAVLAVIVLSALRGAWRGFVSEIFGLIGWIAAIVIAGRYVGLVVPYIPANWPGGALTQWVIAFALLVIGVVLVAGVANALLSRIAQASGLGGVDRSLGMMFGLVRGCVLVVLLVAAAGLTELPKQDFWRNALLRPFAEQGVHELKQLLPDGMAQYVRV
- the purF gene encoding amidophosphoribosyltransferase, encoding MCGIVGVISQSPVNQLIYDSLLLLQHRGQDAAGIATADGSNFHMYKANGMVRDVFRTRNMRSLPGTYGIGQVRYPTAGSASSEAEAQPFYVNAPFGIILAHNGNLTNWQQLKDEMFRIDRRHINTNSDSEVLLNVFAHELQLSTTDLELDPASVFKAVSGVHRRLQGSYAIVSLIAGYGLLAFRDPFGIRPLCLGKLETEHGTEWMVASESVAVEGIGFEFVRDVQPGEAIFIDPAGNFHSQQCAEQPTLNPCMFEYVYLARPDSCLDGVPVYNVRLRMGDYLAEKIRRELPNVPIDVVMPIPDSSRPAAMQVAAKLGVEYREGFFKNRYVGRTFIMPGQAVRKKSVRQKLNAMSIEFKDKNVLIVDDSIVRGTTSHEIVQMARDAGAKSVIFASAAPPVKFPNVYGIDMPTRGELVAHGRTDDEVAKIIGADHLIYQDVDDLRRAVRDINPKLEGFEASCFDGNYITGDVTPEYLDRIERARLTPASQADRDTAGDTERSQMNLQLSVE